The Stenotrophomonas indicatrix DNA segment GTAGTCGACCAGCTTGCCGTTGCTGATCAGATCCCAGCGCTTGCACTTCACGCCTTCATCGTCGTACGCCACCGCACCGAGGCTGCCCGGCTGGGTCTTGTCGGCGAAGATGTTCACGTGTTCGCTGCCGTACTGGAAATGCTGCTCGCGCTTGTCCAGGGTGGCGAAGCTGGTGCCGGCGTAGTTGGCTTCGTAGCCAAGCACGCGGTCCAGTTCCAGCGGGTGGCCGATCGATTCGTGGATGGTCAGCCAAGTGTGCGACGGATCGAGGATCAGGTCGTACTTGCCCGGCTTCACCGACGGCGCCTTCAGCTTTTCCTGCGCTTGCTTGGCCGCCGCGATGGCGTCTTCCTTCATGTCGTAGGAAGAACCGTAATTCACCACGCCATTGGGGGTGAGCACCTTGCCGGCCGCTGCGCCATCGAGGTACTCGTAGCCCAGGCCCATCGGTGCGGACAGGCCTTCGCGGGTGCGGAACTTGCCGCTGGCCTTGTCGATGGCGGTGATCGTCATCGGTGCCCAGATGCGGTGCACGTCCTGGTCGATGTACGAGCCGTCGGTGGAGGCGAAGTACTTCTGCTCGTTCACCAGGAACAGCATCGAATTGACGAAGCTGGCGCCGGCGCCCATCGCCGCGGCGTTGACGTCCAGCAGCAGGTCGACCTTCTCCTTGATCGGTACCTCCATCGCATTCTTGCGGATCGGCGTCTTCCAGCTGATCTCGCCCACGCCCGGCGCCTTGGCCAGCTGCACCGGCGCGGTCTGCACGCCCGCGTTGGCCTTGGCGATCGCCGCCGCCTGCTGCGCGGCACGGGCCACGTCGGCGGTGCTGAGCGCATTGGTGGCGGCAAAGCCCCAGGCGCCGTTGACGATCACGCGGATGCCGACACCGGTGGACTCGGTGTTGACCACGTTCTGCACCTTGTCTTCGCGGGTGATCACGAACTGCCGCAGGTAGCGGCCGATGCGCACGTCGCAGTAGGTGGCGCCGGCGCTGCGTGCGGCCTGCAGGGCGGCGTCGGCCAGGCGCTTTTTCAGCGCCGGGTCGAGGCTGGACTGCAGTTGCTCGGCGGCGATCGCCTTGCCGAAGAACGACGGCACGATCAGGCCGCCAGCGGTAAGCCCGGTCAGGGCCAGGAAGTCACGTCTGTGCAAGGCTGCTCTCCATGAAGAACGGGTGGCTCAAGCGCCGAGACTGCGCGCGGTGTTGATGATGTTGATGCCGTTGAAACGGGTGGTGGACGAACCATGCGAGACCGCTGACACCTGGCCGGGTTGGCCCTTGCCGTCGAAGAACGAACCGCCGAGGCGGAAATCGCGCTCATCGCAGATGGCGGTGCAGGCGTTCCAGAACTCCGGCGTGCGGATCTGATAGGCCGCATCCTCGACCATGCCGGTGATCTTTCCGTTCTTGATCTGGTAGTACAGCTGGCCGCCGAACTGCGCGTTGTAGCGCTGCTGGTCGATGGAATAGGAGCCACGGCCGTGGATGTAGATGCCGTTCTCGACGTCCTTGATCATGTCTTCGACGCTGAGCGGTTTCCTGCCCGGCGCCAGCGAGACATTGGCCATGCGCTGGAACTGCACGCTGGACCACGAGTCGGCATAGCTGCAGCCATGCGAGGCGTCGCGGCCGAGGATGTGCGCCTCATCGCGGGTGGCCTGGTAGTCGACCAGGATGCCGTCGCGCACCAGATCCCAGCGCTGGGTCTTCACCCCTTCGTCGTCATAGCCGACCGCACCAAGGCTGCCCGGCTGGGTCTTGTCGGCGAAGAAGGTGACGATGTCGCTGCCCCAGCGGAAACCGGCATCGCGCTTGTCCAGGGTGGCGAAGCTGGTGCCGGCGTAGTTGGCTTCGTAGCCGAGCACGCGGTCCAGCTCCAGCGGATGGCCGACGTTCTCGTGGATGGTGAGGAACAGGTTGGACGGGTCCAGCACCAGGTCGTACTTGCCGGGTTTCACCGAGGGCGCCTTCAGCTTCTCGCGCGCCTGGCGGGCGGCGGCGATGGCGTCCTCGACCGGGTCGTAGGAATCGCGGTACGCGGTGATGCCACCGGGCAGCTGCACCTTGCCACGCGCGTCCCCGTCGAGGAATTCGTAGCCCATGCCCATCGGCGAGGACAGGCCGGCGCGGGTGCGGAACTTGCCGCTGGCCTTGTCGATGGCGGTGGCGGTGAACGGCAGCCAGATGCGGTGGATGTCCTGGTCGATGAACGAGCCGTCGCTGGAAGCGAAGTACTTCTGCTCGTTGACCAGGAACAGGGTGGAATTGATGTAGTCGGCGCCCGCATTCAGCGCGGCCGCATTGAGCGCCAGCAGCAGTTCGACCTTGTCCTGGATCGGCACTTCCATCGCATTGCGGCGGATCGGCGTCTGCCAACGCACCTCGCCTACCGACGGAGTGGGCGCCAGCTGCACCGGCCGGGTCTGGATGCTGGCATTGGCGCGGGCGATGGCCGTGGCCTGTTCGACGGCGGTGCGCACCGCCGCTTCGGTCTGCTGGTGGGTGGCGGCGAAACCCCAGGCCCCGTTGACGATCACCCGCACGCCCACGCCGGACGATTCGCGGTTGGTCACGTTGCCGACCTGGTGTTCGCGGGTGATCACCGACTGGTTGAGGTAGCGGCCGATGCGCACGTCGCAGTAGCTGGCCTTGGCCGAGCGCGCGGCGGCAAGGGCAACCTCGGCCAGACGTCGGCGCTTGGCCGGGTCGACCGGGGCCAGCAACTGCTCGGCGGCGATCAGCCGCGAATGCGGCAGGACCAGGCCCGCCAGGCCCAGAGCGGAAAATGCCAGGAACTCACGTCGTTGCACAGCGTCTCTCTCTCACTTCCGTGCGGCCGGCAAAGGACCGATCCGATCACGTCAACTCCTCGACTTTCGCCATCAACGGGCATTCGGGCAAGTGACTGCAGTCATGGTAGGGGAGGGTTTTGGCAGGGCTTGCAGCCCTGCACCTGCTTCAAACCAGGGCAACGTCAACGTCAAAAGAGGGCTGTCCGTGGGATGGTGGGGCGGTGTCGGATTGCGGGGACGCCGCAAGTACGTCCCTGTAGGCTTGGCCGCGGCATCCATGCCGCGGACACCCCGCAATCCGACACCGCCCCACCTCTGACAGATCTCCGCGGCTGTTGGTAGGTGTCGACCTTGGTCGGCACATCTGTCAGGTATCGAAATAAATCCGGGGTCAGATCCGTTTTCCGCAGGAAAACGGATCTGACCCCAAGAGCCGTTCCAACAGATCGCAGAAATCTGTCGAAAGCGGGTGGGTCCGGTTGCGGGGGCGTGAGCGCCACGGGCCGGAGGCATGCCTCCGGCGGGTTGGGCAGGACGCCCAACCCCGGTCTTGCCGTGTGCGCAGGACAGCGGACACGAGCAAGGCGCGACCGAGCTTACAGGGACGTACTTGCAGCGTCCCCCGCCACCGGACCCACCCCGCCACCCCGCAGGAAGCCCGCTTTTGCTGTTGATGTTGCCGGCCAGCGGCCGGCACTACCGCTTCGGCGGGTGCAGGGCGCAGCCCTGCTCAGTAACCCCCTCGTGCACAATGAGGCCGATCCCGCCTGGACGCCGTCTCGATGTCGAGCAAGCCGTATTCAGAAGCCTGCGAACGCAACCGCGAACCGATCGCCGCTGCGCTCGACCCGTGGATGGGCGATCGCCACCGGGTGCTGGAGATCGGTAGCGGCACCGGCCAGCATGCTGCTTTCTTCGCCGAGCGCTGGCCTTGGCTGCGCTGGCAGCCCAGCGACCATCCGGATCATCTGCCCGGCATCGAGGCCTGGCGCGCGGAGGCGGCACTGCTGAATCTGCTGCCGCCGGTGGCGCTGCAGGTGGAACTGCCGCCAGGGCCCGGCCTGAGCTTGCCGGAGGGCACCACGTTCGACGCTGCCTTCAGTGCCAATACCCTGCACATCATGAGCTGGGAGCATGTGCAGGCGCTGTTCGCCGCACTGCGATCACTGCTGCGCCACGGCGCGCTGCTGGCGGTGTACGGCCCGTTCAATTACGGCGGTCGCTACACCAGCGACAGCAACGCGCAGTTCGATGCCTGGCTGAAGGCGCGTGATCCGTGCAGCGGCATCCGCGATAGCGAAGCGGTGCAGGCGCTGGCCGCAGACAACGGCTTTACCCGCCTGGGGGATGTGGCGATGCCGTCCAACAACCGCCTGCTGCTGTGGCGGTTGGGGTGAATCACCGGTAGTGCCGGCCGCTGGCCGGCAACACATTGTCCGGGAAGGGCAGATGCCGGCCAGCGGCCGGCACTACCATCTGCTGCTATTACGCCACCTGCACGATATGCAGCGCCTTCGGATTCCGCCACTGCGCCAGCAGCACCGCTTCGCGGGCCTTGGCCTTCTCGAAGTGCGCTTCCTTGACGTGGCCGAAGCCGCGGATGTGCTCGGGCACGCTGGCAATCTCCACCGCCAGCGCCAGGCGGTCGTCATCCAGCCCGTCCAGCAACACCTGCACGGTTGCCTCGTAATCGCCGATCAGCTGGCGCTCCATGCGGCGTTCCTCGGTGCGGCCGAACACATCCAGGGGGCCGCCGCGCAGGAACTTCAGCTTCGCCAGCAGGCCGAACGCCTTGAACATCCATGGGCCGTATTCCTTCTTCTGCAGCCGGCCCTGCTCGTCCTTCTTGGCGAACAGCGGCGGTGCCAGATGGAAGCGCAGCTGGTAATCGCCCTCGAACTGCTGCTGCAGGCGGCGCTGGAAATCGCCGCTGGTGTACAGGCGCGCCACCTCGTACTCGTCCTTGTACGCCATCAGCTTGAACAGGTAGCGGGCCACGGTTTCGGTCAACGCGGTGGAACCGCCGATGCGCTCGGCTTCGGTGGCGCGGACGCGCTCGACCAGCGTGCGGTAGCGGTTGGCGTAGGCGGCATCCTGGTAGTCGGTCAGGAATGCCGAGCGGCGCTCGATCATCTCGTCCAGCGAGCGCGACAGGCGCGCGTCGTCCAACGGCAGGAAGGCGACATCGCCACCATGCGTCGGCAACCCACGCAGCTCGCGCTCATCACCGGTGTTACGCGGTGCTGCGGTGGCGCCCCACTCGTTGCCTTCCCATTCGCCCGGCGGCAGTGCATGCAGCGGGCCCGGCGTGTTCTCGGTGTCGGTATGGCGGTTGCGCACCACGCCTGCCGCCTGCTGCACGGCCTGCGGGTCGACAACCGCCAGCCGGCCCCAGGCGAAGGCCTGCTGGTTCATCGCCACAGCCGCGCCGTTGAGTTCGATGGCACGCATCAGAGACTCGAACGACAGCGGCACCAGGCCTTGCTGCCAGGCGTAGCCGAGGATGAACAGGTTGGCGGCGATCGCATCGCCGAGCAGCGCGGTGGCCAGCTGGGTTGCGTCCAGCAGCAGCGGTTCCTCGCCACCCAGGGCCACGCGCACGCCGGCAATGATGTCGGCGGCGGGGAACTGCATGTCCGGGCGCGTGGTGAAGGTGCCCGGCATCGCTTCGTAGGTATTGAGTACCACCTGCGAACGGCCGGCGCGTACCTTCGACAGCGCCCAGTAGTCGTTGACCACCACCATGTCGCAGCCCAGCACCAGATCGGCTTCACCAGCGGCGATACGCACCGCATGGATGTCGTCCGGGCGGCGGGCGATGCGAATGTGCGTGGTCACCGCGCCACCCTTCTGCGCCAGTCCGGTCTGGTCGAGCACCGAGGCGCCCTTGCCTTCAAGGTGACCGGCCATGCCCAGCAGGGCGCCGATGGTCACCACGCCGGTGCCGCCAACGCCGGTGATCAGGATGTTCCAGGGCTGCTCCAGGGTACCGCGCACCACCGGTGCCGGCAGGTTGTCCAGCAGTGTGGAGGCATCGCGCTTGCTGCCCTTGCGCGGCTGGCCACCGTGCACGGTGACGAAGCTCGGGCAGAAGCCGTTGACGCAGGAATAGTCCTTGTTGCAGTTGGACTGGTCGATGTCGCGCTTGCGCCCGAACTCGGTTTCCTTCGGCAGCACCGACACGCAGAAGCTCTTCTTGCCGCAGTCGCCGCAGCCTTCGCAGACCAGCGAGTTGATCATCACCCGCTTGGCCGGATCCTCCAGCTTGCCGCGCTTGCGGCGGCGGCGCTTCTCGGTGGCGCAGGTCTGTTCGTAGATCAGGATCGAGACACCCTTCACTTCGCGCAGGCGCTTCTGCACCGCATCCAGCTCGCTGCGGTCGTGGAACTCCACGTCGCTGGGGAAATGCTCGCGCTGGCGCGTCCACTTGGCGATGTTGTCCGACAACACCATGATGGTGTGGATGCCTTCGGCGCGCATCTGCTTTGCGATGTCCGGCACGCTCAGCGGGCCGTCCACCGGCTGCCCGCCGGTCATCGCCACCGCATCGTTGTAGAGGATCTTGTAGGTGATGTTGACGCCGGCTGCGATCGCTTGGCGGATCGCCAGCGATCCGCTGTGGAAATAGGTACCATCGCCCAGGTTCTGGAACACGTGCTGGGTATCGGTGAAGGCGGCCTGCCCGGCCCACGTCACGCCTTCGCCACCCATGTGGGTGAAGGTGTCGGTGCTGCGGTCCATCCAGGTCACCATGTAATGGCAACCGATGCCGGCCAGCGCACGCGAGCCTTCCGGCACGGTGGTGGAGGTGTTGTGCGGGCAGCCGGAGCAGTAGTGCGGTACGCGCGGGAAGCTGGCGCGTGGCAACGCAAGCTCGGCTTCCTTCTCCTGCATCCACTGCAGGCGCTGCTCGATGGAATCGTTGTTGAAGAACTTCTGGATGCGGCGACCGATCACGCCGGCGATGGTGGCCGGGGTAAGTTCGCCGGTGGACGGCAGGATCCACTCGCCGGCCTCGTCGTATTTGCCGACGATGGACGGGCGCTGGCCCCAGCTGGCCGGCCAGTTGAAGAACTGCTCCTTCATCTGGCGCTCGATGAAGGCACGCTTCTCCTCCACCACGATGATGTCTTCCAGGCCCTGCGCAAAGCGCGCGATGCCCTCCGGTTCCAGCGGCCAGGTCATGCCGACCTTGTACACGCGGATGCCGATGTCAGCGCAGGCCTGCTCGTCCAGGCCCAGGTATTCCAGCGCCTGCAGCACATCCAGGTAACTCTTGCCGGTGGTGACGATGCCCAGCCGCGCACGCGGTGCGTCCATCACCACCTTGTCGATGCCATTGGCACGCGCGAAGGCCTGCGCGGCTTTCACCGCATAACGGTGCAGGCGCATCTCCTGGTCCAGCGGCGGATCGGGCCAGCGGATGTTGAGGCCACCGGCGGGCATGTCGAAGTCCTCCGGCAGCACGATGCGCCGGGCCAGCGGATCGACCTCGACCGAGGCCGACGATTCCACCGTCTCGGCAATCGTCTTGAAGCCGACCCAACGCCCGGTGTAACGGCTCATCGCCCAGCCGAGCAGGCCCATGTCGAGGATGTCCTGCACGCCGGCCGGATTCAGCACCGGCATCATCGCGCTGACGAATTCGTCCTCGCTGCCATGCGGCAGCGTCGAGCTGCGGCAGGCATGGTCATCGGCAGCCAGTGCCAGCACACCACCATGGCGCGACGTGCCGGCGGCATTGGCGTGCTTGAACACGTCGCCGCAGCGGTCCACGCCCGGGCCCTTGCCGTACCACATGCCGAACACGCCCTGCACGTTGGCACCGGGGAACAGGTTGGTCTGCTGGGTACCCCACACCATGGTGGCGCCCAGGTCCTCGTTGAGGCCCGGGGTGAATTTCACCTTGGCCGTTTCCAGATGCTTGCGCGCGCGCCACAGTTCCAGATCGAAGCCGCCCAGCGGGCTGCCGCGATAGCCGCTGATGAAGCCAGCGCTGTCGATGCCCGCAGCCTCGTCGCGCATGCGCTGCATCAGCGGCAGCCGCACCAGCGCCTGCACGCCGCTCAGGTAGATCCGCCCTTCGTTGCGGGTGTACTTGTGGTCGAGCGTGTAATCACGATCGAGCAGGTCGGCGGAGGCGGGCGAGGTGAGTTGCGCGGTACTGGTCATGGCTGGCCTGTCAGGATCGGCTGGCACCGGCCGCGCAGATGCACGCGGCGGGAAAGGCGCGAATTGTAACAGTGGGGGGCCAAGGCCCCCCGGCACTCGCGCCGGGGCCGTGCTGGGGTTAGGATCGGGGAGAGAGAGGGAGGGTTGGTGTTTCAACCTTGGGGGAATTGGGATGTCAGTTGCAGGACAGTTCCTGGCCGGCGTGTTGCTGGTTTCGGGAGCGGCCACTGTGTGGGCCGCGCCGGCATTGCCGGCACCGCAGGAGTTCTATTTCGACAGCGACGCCGCTGCCGCACCAATCACGGTGGTGCAGGGTGAAGGCGACGACCTGGTGGCACAGCTGCTGAAACATCGCGAGCGTGGCCGCAAGGGGTTGGAGGCCACGGCGCAGCTGGCGTCGGTGGCCATCGCGCAGGGGCGCGCGGAACTGGGCGACAAGCTCTATCGCGAGGCACTGGCCGAAGCGCCGGTGCAGAGCGCGCTCGGCCGCAGCGTACGCTGGAACTATGGCTGGGACCTGTTGCGGCAGGGCCAGGCGCTGGCTGCCCTGGAACAGTGGCAGGCCGCTGCCAGCACCCTGCGCAGCAATCCCGGCTGGGTGCCGCCGAGCTATGCGTTGGCGCTGTGGCGGGCCGGCCAGCAGCAGGAGGCGGTGAAGTGGTATGCCGCTGCCGTACGGACCGAGCCGGGGCAATGGCGTGATAACAGTCGTTACGCGCAGCTGTTGCCGGGCTGGCGCGATGACGAACGCGCGACGTTGGCCGAAGTACAGCAGGCCTGGGCGGCCGCGCCACCGGCCTGGCCCTGAGGGTGGGGGTTCGGCCGGGTTGCACCCGGCACCCGCAGAGGCAACGGCCAAAGTCAAAGCGGGTTTGCTGGGGGATGGCGGGGCACTGTGGGTTTGCGGGGCCGCCGTAAACCTGTCCATGGAGGCTTAGTCGCGCCATCCATGGCGCTCACACCCCGCAAGCCCACAGTGCCCCGCCTTCGACAGGTTCCCGCTGCTGTTGGTAGGTGTCGACCTTGGTCGACACGTACATCCACGCCATGCGTGGATGAATCTGCATTGGAATCGAATATTCGATATCTGATCGAAATGCAGCCGAGCGTGGGCTCGGCGCTACAAAAAGCGGCCAGCAAACCGGCTCTTGCTTTTGCTCTTCTTTTTTTCTTTTCCGTGGCTGATCGCCCCCGGAAACTGTCAGAGGTCGGGCGGGGTGGGTTCGCGGGGGTGTCCGCGGCATGGATGCCGCGGCCAAGCCTCCAGGGACGGATTCACGGCGTCCCCCGCGAATCCATCCCGCCCGACCAAGCGCGGCTTTTGATTCTCGCGGCCAACCAGCAGCCACGAGGGGCTGCGCCGTTCGCAGGAAACCCTCAATCGTCCGCGGACACCGTGCGCCCCGACGCCCACTCCCGCAGCGCCGCCACCTGCTCGGCCATCAACACCGACAACGGCCGCGTCGCCCGTATCTCGCCCATCAGCAGCTCGGTATCCAGTGGTCGGCCTTCGGCATGCGCCGAATACAGCCCCGCCACGATCGCCTGCTCGATTTCCGCACCGGAAAACCCGTTGGCCGCTGCTGCCAGTGCTGGCAGCGCGAAGTCGTCGGCATTGAGCTGGCGCCGCCCCAGATGCAGCCGCAGCAGTTCCACGCGTACATCAGCCGAGGGCAGGTCGACGAAGAAGATCTCGTCGAAGCGGCCCTTGCGCAGCAGCTCGGCGGGCAGCTCGTGCACCTGGTTGGCGGTAGCCACGATGAACACCGGCGCCTTGCGCTCGGCCATCCAGGTCAGCAGGTAGCCGAGTACCCGGCGCGACACGCCGCCATCCTCGGTGCCGGTGGCCAGGCCCTTCTCTATCTCATCCATCCACAGCACGCACGGCGCCAGCTGCTCGGCCGAGGCCAGTGCCTGGCGCAGGTTGGCTTCGGTCTCGCCGTGGAACTTGTTGTACAGCGCGCCTACGTCCAGACGCAGCAATGGCACGCCAAAGCCGGCGGCGGTGGCCTTGGCCAGCATCGATTTGCCGCAGCCCTGCACGCCCAGCAGCAGCATGCCGCGCGGCGGGTCCAGCCCAGCCGGTGCCGAGCCGGCGATGAAGGCGACGCGACGCTGGTTGATCCAGCGCTTCAGCCGGTTGGCCCCGGCCACGTCGCCGAAGCGGGCGCTGTCGTGCTCGAAGAACAAGTGACCGCTGCGGTTGAGCAGCTCGAACTTCAGCCGCGCCAGCTGTGGCAGGTCGTCGTCGCGCAACGCGCCATCGGCATAGATCAGCTGCCGCGCAATGCGCCGCGCATCCACCAGGCTCAGGCCCTGCAGGTTCTTCAGGATCTTCTTGACCGCTTCGCTGTCCACTTCCACCCGGCGCCCGCCGTGTTCGCGTGCATAGGCATCGGCTTCCTCGCGCAGCATCTTCAACAGTGCATTGGCGTCGGGCAGGCGCGGGTTGAAGCGCACCGCCAAGGCTTCCAGTTCGGCCGGCAGCTCCACCTTGGCGCCGATCAGCACCAGCACGTGCGGTTCGCTGTGGCGGCGCTGGATCAGGTCACGCAGCGCGCGCTGGTGGCTGGCATAGCCCAGGTAGGGGTGGAAATCGAGCAGCAGGTACACGCCGCGCTGGTCGGCCTGGCGGATCATCTGCAGGGCGGCGCTGGCATCGGGCGGGCCGACCGGCTCGTCCTCGCGCTCCAGGTCGATGCGGCGCAGGCCTTCGGTGATGGACCAGCGGTGCAGGGCCCGCCAGACATGCATCAGCGTCTGCCGGAACAGCTCGACGATGCGACCCTCATCCTGGGTCTCGACCACGATCAACGGCGTGTTGGCGCGGATCAGTGCGCTCAGGTCCTGCAGTTCGCTCATGGCGGTTCGATCCTTCGGGGGCGCCACGATAGCAAAGGCCGGGGGGCACGGGTTCAGCACGGCTCTACCTTCCGTCACCATCGGCGGTGTACGCTCGGGGCACGTACCCGGAAGCGAGGCTGGCATGAAGACGATCCTGGTGGCCGGTTCCAAAGGCGGGGTGGGCAAGTCCACCATCGCCACCCACCTGGCCGCGTACGCGGCATTGCAAGGCAAGGCCACGGTGATCGCCGATG contains these protein-coding regions:
- a CDS encoding TldD/PmbA family protein — translated: MHRRDFLALTGLTAGGLIVPSFFGKAIAAEQLQSSLDPALKKRLADAALQAARSAGATYCDVRIGRYLRQFVITREDKVQNVVNTESTGVGIRVIVNGAWGFAATNALSTADVARAAQQAAAIAKANAGVQTAPVQLAKAPGVGEISWKTPIRKNAMEVPIKEKVDLLLDVNAAAMGAGASFVNSMLFLVNEQKYFASTDGSYIDQDVHRIWAPMTITAIDKASGKFRTREGLSAPMGLGYEYLDGAAAGKVLTPNGVVNYGSSYDMKEDAIAAAKQAQEKLKAPSVKPGKYDLILDPSHTWLTIHESIGHPLELDRVLGYEANYAGTSFATLDKREQHFQYGSEHVNIFADKTQPGSLGAVAYDDEGVKCKRWDLISNGKLVDYQTIRDQAHILGKTESDGCCYADSWSSVQFQRMANVSMAPGKSPLSVSDMIKDVENGIYIIGDGSFSIDQQRYNAQFGGQLFYEIKNGKITRMLEDVAYQIRTPEFWNACSAVADERDYRLGGSFFDGKGQPGQVSAVSHGSSTARFNGINVINTARSLG
- a CDS encoding TldD/PmbA family protein; the protein is MQRREFLAFSALGLAGLVLPHSRLIAAEQLLAPVDPAKRRRLAEVALAAARSAKASYCDVRIGRYLNQSVITREHQVGNVTNRESSGVGVRVIVNGAWGFAATHQQTEAAVRTAVEQATAIARANASIQTRPVQLAPTPSVGEVRWQTPIRRNAMEVPIQDKVELLLALNAAALNAGADYINSTLFLVNEQKYFASSDGSFIDQDIHRIWLPFTATAIDKASGKFRTRAGLSSPMGMGYEFLDGDARGKVQLPGGITAYRDSYDPVEDAIAAARQAREKLKAPSVKPGKYDLVLDPSNLFLTIHENVGHPLELDRVLGYEANYAGTSFATLDKRDAGFRWGSDIVTFFADKTQPGSLGAVGYDDEGVKTQRWDLVRDGILVDYQATRDEAHILGRDASHGCSYADSWSSVQFQRMANVSLAPGRKPLSVEDMIKDVENGIYIHGRGSYSIDQQRYNAQFGGQLYYQIKNGKITGMVEDAAYQIRTPEFWNACTAICDERDFRLGGSFFDGKGQPGQVSAVSHGSSTTRFNGINIINTARSLGA
- a CDS encoding DUF938 domain-containing protein — its product is MSSKPYSEACERNREPIAAALDPWMGDRHRVLEIGSGTGQHAAFFAERWPWLRWQPSDHPDHLPGIEAWRAEAALLNLLPPVALQVELPPGPGLSLPEGTTFDAAFSANTLHIMSWEHVQALFAALRSLLRHGALLAVYGPFNYGGRYTSDSNAQFDAWLKARDPCSGIRDSEAVQALAADNGFTRLGDVAMPSNNRLLLWRLG
- a CDS encoding indolepyruvate ferredoxin oxidoreductase family protein — protein: MTSTAQLTSPASADLLDRDYTLDHKYTRNEGRIYLSGVQALVRLPLMQRMRDEAAGIDSAGFISGYRGSPLGGFDLELWRARKHLETAKVKFTPGLNEDLGATMVWGTQQTNLFPGANVQGVFGMWYGKGPGVDRCGDVFKHANAAGTSRHGGVLALAADDHACRSSTLPHGSEDEFVSAMMPVLNPAGVQDILDMGLLGWAMSRYTGRWVGFKTIAETVESSASVEVDPLARRIVLPEDFDMPAGGLNIRWPDPPLDQEMRLHRYAVKAAQAFARANGIDKVVMDAPRARLGIVTTGKSYLDVLQALEYLGLDEQACADIGIRVYKVGMTWPLEPEGIARFAQGLEDIIVVEEKRAFIERQMKEQFFNWPASWGQRPSIVGKYDEAGEWILPSTGELTPATIAGVIGRRIQKFFNNDSIEQRLQWMQEKEAELALPRASFPRVPHYCSGCPHNTSTTVPEGSRALAGIGCHYMVTWMDRSTDTFTHMGGEGVTWAGQAAFTDTQHVFQNLGDGTYFHSGSLAIRQAIAAGVNITYKILYNDAVAMTGGQPVDGPLSVPDIAKQMRAEGIHTIMVLSDNIAKWTRQREHFPSDVEFHDRSELDAVQKRLREVKGVSILIYEQTCATEKRRRRKRGKLEDPAKRVMINSLVCEGCGDCGKKSFCVSVLPKETEFGRKRDIDQSNCNKDYSCVNGFCPSFVTVHGGQPRKGSKRDASTLLDNLPAPVVRGTLEQPWNILITGVGGTGVVTIGALLGMAGHLEGKGASVLDQTGLAQKGGAVTTHIRIARRPDDIHAVRIAAGEADLVLGCDMVVVNDYWALSKVRAGRSQVVLNTYEAMPGTFTTRPDMQFPAADIIAGVRVALGGEEPLLLDATQLATALLGDAIAANLFILGYAWQQGLVPLSFESLMRAIELNGAAVAMNQQAFAWGRLAVVDPQAVQQAAGVVRNRHTDTENTPGPLHALPPGEWEGNEWGATAAPRNTGDERELRGLPTHGGDVAFLPLDDARLSRSLDEMIERRSAFLTDYQDAAYANRYRTLVERVRATEAERIGGSTALTETVARYLFKLMAYKDEYEVARLYTSGDFQRRLQQQFEGDYQLRFHLAPPLFAKKDEQGRLQKKEYGPWMFKAFGLLAKLKFLRGGPLDVFGRTEERRMERQLIGDYEATVQVLLDGLDDDRLALAVEIASVPEHIRGFGHVKEAHFEKAKAREAVLLAQWRNPKALHIVQVA
- a CDS encoding tetratricopeptide repeat protein — its product is MSVAGQFLAGVLLVSGAATVWAAPALPAPQEFYFDSDAAAAPITVVQGEGDDLVAQLLKHRERGRKGLEATAQLASVAIAQGRAELGDKLYREALAEAPVQSALGRSVRWNYGWDLLRQGQALAALEQWQAAASTLRSNPGWVPPSYALALWRAGQQQEAVKWYAAAVRTEPGQWRDNSRYAQLLPGWRDDERATLAEVQQAWAAAPPAWP
- a CDS encoding AAA family ATPase, with the protein product MSELQDLSALIRANTPLIVVETQDEGRIVELFRQTLMHVWRALHRWSITEGLRRIDLEREDEPVGPPDASAALQMIRQADQRGVYLLLDFHPYLGYASHQRALRDLIQRRHSEPHVLVLIGAKVELPAELEALAVRFNPRLPDANALLKMLREEADAYAREHGGRRVEVDSEAVKKILKNLQGLSLVDARRIARQLIYADGALRDDDLPQLARLKFELLNRSGHLFFEHDSARFGDVAGANRLKRWINQRRVAFIAGSAPAGLDPPRGMLLLGVQGCGKSMLAKATAAGFGVPLLRLDVGALYNKFHGETEANLRQALASAEQLAPCVLWMDEIEKGLATGTEDGGVSRRVLGYLLTWMAERKAPVFIVATANQVHELPAELLRKGRFDEIFFVDLPSADVRVELLRLHLGRRQLNADDFALPALAAAANGFSGAEIEQAIVAGLYSAHAEGRPLDTELLMGEIRATRPLSVLMAEQVAALREWASGRTVSADD